CATCGCAAACTGCACGGTGAAAGTGGACCAGCTGGGAAATGAAGATATCCACAACGCACTAAAGCAAACACCCAAAGTACTGGTGGTCCAGAACTTCGACATGTTCAAGGAAAAGGAGCTGCCCGGGTCCATGAACGATGACTCCACTTTTGGTTACACACCGCTGCTCTACTCAAAGGGTAACCCAGGCATCATGTCACCCCTGGCAAAGAAGAAGCTGCTGTCGCAGGTCAGCGGGGCGGCCCTGTCATGTAGCTATCCTTATGGTTCTCCTCCACCTTTGATCAGCAAAAAGAAACTGAACGGCAGAGATGAACTGTCCTCAAGCATATCGCAAGGTCCCCTCGCCCCTAATTCTGATCCTGTAGCAATTAATAGGCCCTCGGTCATACAACATGTACAGAGTTTTAAAACCAAGGAAGAACGGAAGTCaattaatgacatttttaaacaTGACATGCTAAGTAAACCGGATCCTCAGCGCTGTGATTTTTCAAAACATCACCTCAGTTCTCTTGCCGAGTCGTACGTACCGAAGACGGATGTCCAGGACTGCAAAGATAAAATGAGTGAGAAAAGGGCACTGCAGCACTCCCACGTGCCCACTTTCTTGGCAGATTTTTATTCATCACCTCATCTGCACAGCCTTTATAGGCACACAGAACACCACCTTAATAATGAACAGACATCAAAGTACCTCCCCCGGGACATGTTCAGAgagtctgaaaatatttctgcttttactcaacacaaacaccaagaaaaactaaatttaaaTTATCGCCCATCTTTgcatcagcaagaaaaaaaggcGGCAGTGGAGGCCTCTTCAGATGATCAGCCAACAGATTTGAGTCTTCCAAAGAGCATACACAAACAGACTGCAAAGGCTCCGGGCTCCAGCCTCCCCCATTCATCCATGGCCCAGCAAGAAGGCAAAGGTATCTCCCCGTTCCCGGCTGCGAGCAGCCAGGCGGTGAGACTAGACTGTAACCCCAAAGCTTGCCGCGTGTCCCCCATGGCCATGGCGGCCCCAAAAAAACACAGTGAGTTGCTCCACAGGTCTGGGAAGCAGCAGGCCCAGAGGCTGGAGAACCTGAGGAAGATGGAGGGGATGGTGCATCCTATCGTCAGCCGCCGAACGAGCCCTCAAAACGTGGGGGCTGCCCGGCCTATGAAACGGAGCCTGGAGGACTTGGACAAagtcatttctgaaaaaaaaatacgagCTGTCTCTCCTCTGCACTTACCAAAGGAGACCCCGGCGAAAGACAAGGTTCCTGACCCAGAGGGGGAAGGCAGCAAGCCGGTGCATGGCCTCCATTCTGGCAGCATGCTGGAAAGCCACAAATTTCCCCTTTCAGCCCCCATCTTCCCAGGCTTGTATCCAGGAAGCCTGTGCACAGGGCTGAACAGTCGCCTCCCACCCGGGTATTCTCATCCCCTGCAGTACTTGAAAAATCAGACCGTGCTCTCCCCACTAATGCAGCCTTTGGCTCTTCACTCCTTCATGGTGCAGAGACAATTCCTCACCTCCCCTGCAAACTCTCAGCAACTGTACAGACACTTAGCTGCAGCAACACCTGTAGGAAGCTCCTACGGTGACCTTTTGCATAACAGCATTTATCCTTTAGCTGCTATAAACCCTCAAGCCGCGTTCCCACCTTCCCAGCTGTCCTCTGTACATCCCAGCACAAAACTGTAAACCCCCTCGCTCGCAAAAAAAAGGTCTGAGGAGACAAGTTAAGTTAGCGACATTCCTCCCCCTGTGACGATGTCCGGCAGATTTAGCGATCTGTATTTTTGTCAACCAGGACACAGTCGTACCCCACCCAGCAGAGCGCCTCGGAGCTTGGAGACAGGACTGCTTCTTTCATTCTGGGTCCCACACATCAGCCCCCTTGCCCCTTATCCCTGCCCctgcaaaaacaaaaaccaaacaaaaaagcaacaaaacaaaacaaaacaaaaaaaaagaaatcattggATTTTGCATATGTGTTTTCTGAAAGGACTTGTGTATGGTCAGAGCAGATGTTCAAAGGGAGCCGTGGAAACGCAGGCCCAGTCCCGAGCTCACTGAAAGCCCCGGCGAGGGCTGCGTTTGCCTGTCGCTGAGCCGAGGACCGCAGGCCGTGCGCTGTTGCGATGGGTCAAGGACTCAGGGTGAACCTGGGAAGGAGAAGCGGGCCGAGAATCTGTACAATCAGTGGATGTGCTTTTTTGGGTAACTTTTCCTGACTTTTAAAGATTCAATCAATGCAATGTATAGTAAAACGGCAatagatttttcattttaacactATTAGAACAGAAGGGTAAACACTGTTTGATTTCACTGTACATATCCACTTCGTAAACTACCAGTGTCACATTTGGTCACAATAATTTATATAGTTTCATTTGTCCAGTATATTCTGTGCTCTttatgtttgggtgttttttttttgttttgggtttctttttttttaaattaaacagtatCATTTTATCTGCaactttttttaaaggctgtggctgtcctgatttttttttttaacatgtttgtaatttttccagtttctttatACTTTGGAgcagcatttttgttttgtttttgtggtaaCGTTTACTGTTTACAAACTGAAGCAACTGGTTCAGATTAATCTTAATGATTATAAACATACTGTAGGTGATGTTACGGTGCAAGGATGCAAACAAGGTTCCTTTCCCCAGGGTCGGCCCCTGCGAGGTGCTGAGCACCTCTCACCCTCCTCCTCTTGTTGTTGCGATGGCTCCTGCGCCGCTTCTCCCCTCGCACCGAGCTCTGCTTTGCCGTACCGTGGTCCGTGAATTTGTCGAGCGTTGTACTTAACCTTACCTCGGCTGTGACACCCTCCTGCCTACCAGAGGAGTGGTCCAGAAAACAAAACCTCCCTGGCATGAGCTGCCATACCACAGAGGAGTCCAGAAAGCGCATTTGTGGTTTGCGAGAATGTCCAGGATTTCGGAAATTAGGACAGGCGCCTGTCTTGGTTTGGCTCAGAGGCTTGTGGGGCCTGCGCCACGCGCGTGCGGCCAGGCTCGGTGGGGTGGGTAGGGGCTGTGGGCCGTGGTCGGGACGGTCcttctgcaccccggcgggggtcTCAGCCTCTCCCTGGGCATCCTTCCGCGGGGGGAAAGCCCAGGCTGAGTTTTCCTGACGGAAGAGCTTCCCTGCGGATGCGTACTCGCTTTGGAGGACATCGCCGCCACGCAGCTGAGCGTAGACATCGATAAAGCGAAGTGTGACTTGGAGGCTTTTTACAATGTGAAAATTGGTTGTGAGTCAAACCTTCTCAATCAGTGTTCAAAGACAGCGTAatcaatacaaaaagaaaaacagaaactacTAAGAAACACTTTGCATGCCAGGCATGTCATTAAATTTTCCCGCGATATGAAGCCAAATGCAATATATAATGTATCATACTTAATATCCAAAGGTGGAAACCAGAATAATATACTCGTCTACTGTTAAAGATCCAGCTTCTTCAATTAAATACATTATATTCCTGTGGTAAAACTATATTTAATTGATCGATAAACAGGCTAGTAGAACTTAGAACATGGATGTGCCAGTGCCGAGCATCCGGCTGCTCCACATGTTGTGCAGGAAGCGGAACCGCAGGCTCGGCTGGGCAGAGGCCGCAGTGTGGAGGACATCTCTAGTAAAGTTGCACTAGATCCGAATCACGTGAGAATCAGggattggggagggggggagggaggggaagaatgTGAAAATCTACAGCAAACGCAAACAGAAGCTCGTCGTGTGTTTGGCCAAGCAAACACTTCTCGTTCTTGTTTCGGTTGTGTTCGGTGTTGTTTCGCCTCGCGTCCGGTTTCCCCGTTGGTTACGTCCCGCGGGAGTTTGGCCGGTGCCGGcgtggggcggggggccgggcggaggggaggaaggctcctTGCTTGCCACGCAAGGGGCCGGGCCGCTGCTGGCGCTCAGAATGTACGGGGCAAAACATCAGGGCACAGGGAAAGAAATGGTGGCATAAGCCCCCAGCAGAAACGGTgcattatttgtttaaaaactctTAGCAGAAATCTTGGAAATCTTTCAAAAGACTATTGAATTCTCCATTGGctgaaaagtcctttttttttttttaatgtcttaaaTGGGACTTTGTTTGCATTGTTTGAGTTCAAGGGGCCTGATTATTGAATGAAATTGCACAAGCCTTGCTTTGTGCAGTCAAACCATTGTTATTGGTAGTTTTGCAAAGGAAACTGTGAAATCTAATTGGCAATAGAGTCATAAATCTATTTACCAGGA
This sequence is a window from Opisthocomus hoazin isolate bOpiHoa1 chromosome 6, bOpiHoa1.hap1, whole genome shotgun sequence. Protein-coding genes within it:
- the ARID5B gene encoding AT-rich interactive domain-containing protein 5B isoform X3 — protein: MPPPSCCSPQWVGAPCGSHGPYVFYRAFRFQRRGGGRARVLSLGDFFFVRCRAEEPACIAELQLLWEERTSRQLLSSAKLYFLPEDTPQGRTSDHGEDEVIAVSEKVTVKLEDLAKWAQSDFSKWKCGFRAEPVKPMDVGKNGQKEALTRYRQSTLNSGLNFKDILKEKADLGEDDEDSNLLILSYPQYCRYRSMLKRIQDKPSSILTDQFVLALGGIAVTSKNPQIFYCRDTFDHPTLIENESICDEFAPNLKGRPRKKKPCPQRRDSLNGIKDSSNSSESKAVAKITARRQWKHIYDELGGNPGSTSAATCTRRHYERLILPYERFIKGEEDKPLPPVKPRKQDNSSQEGDAKTKMSGTKRIKNENQKSKKEKENAQKPQDASEVSSEQEKDQESADQKNFPECPTVGEMKQPVQGPPSLLPEPTRPLPLEKTDPTENCTNSEKVKEEVQHSSSFSSIAMPPEEDTVLDATVMKRLHPPADALEDTKPEQRLHKAFSDSLESDPPEMPFTAFPVQLPAQSDMEDDKLPEMADYIANCTVKVDQLGNEDIHNALKQTPKVLVVQNFDMFKEKELPGSMNDDSTFGYTPLLYSKGNPGIMSPLAKKKLLSQVSGAALSCSYPYGSPPPLISKKKLNGRDELSSSISQGPLAPNSDPVAINRPSVIQHVQSFKTKEERKSINDIFKHDMLSKPDPQRCDFSKHHLSSLAESYVPKTDVQDCKDKMSEKRALQHSHVPTFLADFYSSPHLHSLYRHTEHHLNNEQTSKYLPRDMFRESENISAFTQHKHQEKLNLNYRPSLHQQEKKAAVEASSDDQPTDLSLPKSIHKQTAKAPGSSLPHSSMAQQEGKGISPFPAASSQAVRLDCNPKACRVSPMAMAAPKKHSELLHRSGKQQAQRLENLRKMEGMVHPIVSRRTSPQNVGAARPMKRSLEDLDKVISEKKIRAVSPLHLPKETPAKDKVPDPEGEGSKPVHGLHSGSMLESHKFPLSAPIFPGLYPGSLCTGLNSRLPPGYSHPLQYLKNQTVLSPLMQPLALHSFMVQRQFLTSPANSQQLYRHLAAATPVGSSYGDLLHNSIYPLAAINPQAAFPPSQLSSVHPSTKL